A DNA window from Helianthus annuus cultivar XRQ/B chromosome 15, HanXRQr2.0-SUNRISE, whole genome shotgun sequence contains the following coding sequences:
- the LOC118479414 gene encoding probable LRR receptor-like serine/threonine-protein kinase At1g07650 isoform X8 — MRLRNISLMGNRLSGPFPKTLTRMTTLVDLSIEGNRFSGPIPGEIANLKNLTKLVISSNDFTGQLPVTLANLTNLTDMRINDNNFTGKIPNFIGQWTKIEKLYIQGCSLEGPFPYSSISALTQLVDLRISDLKGGAYSKFPQLEKMTNLKKLLLRNCLIHGTIPEYIGNMKLEALDLSFNNFSGRIPQSFSQLRNAKYIYLTQNNLSGTIPEWVFTSTKDVDVSYNQFIWDASHPHMCAQGFVNMVQSHSSAINDGTNILPCLRKDFPCNKSNDQLAYSMFINCGGEEVYINNTLKYKEDLESKLTPYYDGGNWAFSSTGNFLDDSGDDVYIISNTSNLHNISTSDTKLFINARTAAISLTYYGLCLLNGNYNLTLYFAEIVFSQDKSYNSLGKRVFDVYVQGELKIKDFDIVKEAGGTGRAVLKKYTVNVQKNTLKIQLYWAGKGTTCIPKRGSYGPIISAISVEPNFKPPNFGKKTKVGLIAGTIGGVLFFVVLIISILWRKGYIMGGKTADSAELRASDLEKKNIFTYKQIQAATKNFDPLNKLGKGGFGSVFKGVLLDGTIIAVKQLSDVSKQGAREFVNEIGILSAARHPNLIRIYGCCAEGSQLLLIYEYMENNSLSHALLGNEKRLKAKLTWPVRFKICLGIARGLVYLHEESQLKIIHRDIKASNVLLDEDFNAKISDFGLAKLHDDQNTHVTTRVVGTMFGSSPDVTTFLRRASQSSAREARRAASIPEAPHHHDIIMMMS; from the exons ATGCGACTAAGAAACAT CTCACTCATGGGAAATAGGTTATCTGGGCCATTTCCAAAAACTCTTACTAGAATGACTACACTTGTAGATTT gAGCATAGAAGGAAATCGCTTTTCTGGACCCATACCCGGAGAGATTGCAAACTTGAAAAATTTGACCAAGCT TGTAATATCCTCGAATGATTTCACTGGACAACTACCTGTTACACTTGCAAATCTTACCAACTTAACGGACAT GAGGATTAACGACAACAATTTCACTGGAAAGATACCTAACTTCATTGGCCAGTggacaaaaattgaaaaatt GTATATACAAGGTTGTTCTCTTGAGGGGCCCTTTCCTTATAGCAGCATCTCAGCCTTAACACAACTAGTTGATTT GAGAATCAGTGACTTGAAAGGTGGAGCTTATTCTAAGTTCCCACAACTAGAGAAAATGACAAATCTGAAAAAATT GCTACTTAGGAATTGTTTGATCCATGGAACCATTCCTGAGTACATAGGGAATATGAAACTGGAAGCTTT AGATCTCAGTTTCAACAATTTTAGTGGTCGCATCCCGCAATCTTTTTCCCAACTACGAAATGCAAAGTATAT TTATTTGACACAAAATAATCTTAGTGGAACGATCCCTGAATGGGTCTTTACAAGCACCAAGGAtgt GGACGTTTCATATAACCAATTCATATGGGATGCTTCTCATCCGCACATGTGTGCACAAGGGTTTGT GAATATGGTTCAAAGCCATTCTTCCGCAATCAATGATGG AACTAATATTCTTCCATGTCTACGAAAAGATTTCCCATGTAATAAATCAAACGACCAAT TAGCGTATTCAATGTTTATCAACTGCGGGGGAGAAGAAGTATATATCAACAACACTCTGAAATATAAAGAAGATTTAGAATCAAAACTTACGCCTTATTACGATGGTGGAAATTGGGCGTTTAGCAGCACAGGAAACTTCTTAGATGATAGCGGTGATGATGTCTATATTATTTCCAACACGTCTAATCTCCACAACATATCCACATCGGATACGAAATTATTCATAAATGCACGAACAGCCGCTATCTCTCTTACGTATTACGGATTGTGTCTTTTGAATGGGAATTATAACCTTACCCTTTACTTTGCGGAGATTGTTTTCTCCCAAGATAAATCATACAACAGCCTCGGGAAGCGTGTATTTGATGTTTATGTGCAG GGAGAGTTAAAAATAAAAGATTTTGATATAGTAAAAGAGGCTGGAGGTACCGGTAGGGCAGTTCTAAAGAAATATACGGTTAATGTGCAAAAAAATACATTGAAGATTCAACTTTACTGGGCTGGAAAAGGCACTACTTGCATTCCTAAAAGAGGAAGTTATGGTCCGATTATATCCGCCATATCAGTTGAGCCAA ATTTTAAGCCACCAAATTTCGGAAAAAAGACTAAAGTTGGTTTAATAGCTGGGACTATTGGTGGTGTGCTCTTTTTTGTAGTTTTGATAATTTCCATATTGTGGAGAAAAGGCTACATTATGGGAGGGAAAACTGCAGATTCTG CAGAGCTGAGAGCTTCGGATCtggaaaagaaaaatattttcacGTACAAGCAGATACAAGCTGCAACAAAGAACTTTGATCCATTAAACAAGCTTGGAAAAGGGGGATTCGGGTCTGTGTTTAAG GGCGTATTGTTGGATGGGACAATAATCGCAGTAAAACAACTATCAGACGTGTCCAAGCAAGGAGCCCGCGAGTTTGTCAATGAGATTGGCATCCTTTCAGCAGCGAGACACCCAAATCTGATCAGAATTTATGGATGTTGTGCTGAAGGGAGCCAACTGTTATTGATATATGAGTACATGGAAAATAACAGCTTATCACATGCCCTTTTAG GGAATGAAAAGAGATTAAAAGCGAAGCTCACTTGGCCCGTGAGGTTTAAAATATGCCTGGGGATAGCTCGAGGCTTGGTTTATCTTCATGAAGAATCACAATTGAAAATAATTCACAGAGACATAAAGGCTAGCAATGTTTTGCTAGATGAAGATTTCAACGCCAAAATATCTGATTTTGGCTTAGCAAAGCTTCATGATGACCAAAACACCCATGTCACGACTCGTGTTGTAGGAACAAT gttcggctcaagccccgacgtcacgacattcctccgtcgtgcgtcccagag TTCggcacgcgaagcacggagagccgcgagCATTCCCGAGGcgccacatcaccatgacatcatcatgatgatgtcatga
- the LOC118479414 gene encoding probable LRR receptor-like serine/threonine-protein kinase At1g07650 isoform X11: MRLRNISLMGNRLSGPFPKTLTRMTTLVDLSIEGNRFSGPIPGEIANLKNLTKLVISSNDFTGQLPVTLANLTNLTDMRINDNNFTGKIPNFIGQWTKIEKLYIQGCSLEGPFPYSSISALTQLVDLRISDLKGGAYSKFPQLEKMTNLKKLLLRNCLIHGTIPEYIGNMKLEALDLSFNNFSGRIPQSFSQLRNAKYIYLTQNNLSGTIPEWVFTSTKDVDVSYNQFIWDASHPHMCAQGFVNMVQSHSSAINDGTNILPCLRKDFPCNKSNDQLAYSMFINCGGEEVYINNTLKYKEDLESKLTPYYDGGNWAFSSTGNFLDDSGDDVYIISNTSNLHNISTSDTKLFINARTAAISLTYYGLCLLNGNYNLTLYFAEIVFSQDKSYNSLGKRVFDVYVQGELKIKDFDIVKEAGGTGRAVLKKYTVNVQKNTLKIQLYWAGKGTTCIPKRGSYGPIISAISVEPNFKPPNFGKKTKVGLIAGTIGGVLFFVVLIISILWRKGYIMGGKTADSELRASDLEKKNIFTYKQIQAATKNFDPLNKLGKGGFGSVFKGVLLDGTIIAVKQLSDVSKQGAREFVNEIGILSAARHPNLIRIYGCCAEGSQLLLIYEYMENNSLSHALLGNEKRLKAKLTWPVRFKICLGIARGLVYLHEESQLKIIHRDIKASNVLLDEDFNAKISDFGLAKLHDDQNTHVTTRVVGTMSTGYFGRGKERRIKPRNKSEDIS, encoded by the exons ATGCGACTAAGAAACAT CTCACTCATGGGAAATAGGTTATCTGGGCCATTTCCAAAAACTCTTACTAGAATGACTACACTTGTAGATTT gAGCATAGAAGGAAATCGCTTTTCTGGACCCATACCCGGAGAGATTGCAAACTTGAAAAATTTGACCAAGCT TGTAATATCCTCGAATGATTTCACTGGACAACTACCTGTTACACTTGCAAATCTTACCAACTTAACGGACAT GAGGATTAACGACAACAATTTCACTGGAAAGATACCTAACTTCATTGGCCAGTggacaaaaattgaaaaatt GTATATACAAGGTTGTTCTCTTGAGGGGCCCTTTCCTTATAGCAGCATCTCAGCCTTAACACAACTAGTTGATTT GAGAATCAGTGACTTGAAAGGTGGAGCTTATTCTAAGTTCCCACAACTAGAGAAAATGACAAATCTGAAAAAATT GCTACTTAGGAATTGTTTGATCCATGGAACCATTCCTGAGTACATAGGGAATATGAAACTGGAAGCTTT AGATCTCAGTTTCAACAATTTTAGTGGTCGCATCCCGCAATCTTTTTCCCAACTACGAAATGCAAAGTATAT TTATTTGACACAAAATAATCTTAGTGGAACGATCCCTGAATGGGTCTTTACAAGCACCAAGGAtgt GGACGTTTCATATAACCAATTCATATGGGATGCTTCTCATCCGCACATGTGTGCACAAGGGTTTGT GAATATGGTTCAAAGCCATTCTTCCGCAATCAATGATGG AACTAATATTCTTCCATGTCTACGAAAAGATTTCCCATGTAATAAATCAAACGACCAAT TAGCGTATTCAATGTTTATCAACTGCGGGGGAGAAGAAGTATATATCAACAACACTCTGAAATATAAAGAAGATTTAGAATCAAAACTTACGCCTTATTACGATGGTGGAAATTGGGCGTTTAGCAGCACAGGAAACTTCTTAGATGATAGCGGTGATGATGTCTATATTATTTCCAACACGTCTAATCTCCACAACATATCCACATCGGATACGAAATTATTCATAAATGCACGAACAGCCGCTATCTCTCTTACGTATTACGGATTGTGTCTTTTGAATGGGAATTATAACCTTACCCTTTACTTTGCGGAGATTGTTTTCTCCCAAGATAAATCATACAACAGCCTCGGGAAGCGTGTATTTGATGTTTATGTGCAG GGAGAGTTAAAAATAAAAGATTTTGATATAGTAAAAGAGGCTGGAGGTACCGGTAGGGCAGTTCTAAAGAAATATACGGTTAATGTGCAAAAAAATACATTGAAGATTCAACTTTACTGGGCTGGAAAAGGCACTACTTGCATTCCTAAAAGAGGAAGTTATGGTCCGATTATATCCGCCATATCAGTTGAGCCAA ATTTTAAGCCACCAAATTTCGGAAAAAAGACTAAAGTTGGTTTAATAGCTGGGACTATTGGTGGTGTGCTCTTTTTTGTAGTTTTGATAATTTCCATATTGTGGAGAAAAGGCTACATTATGGGAGGGAAAACTGCAGATTCTG AGCTGAGAGCTTCGGATCtggaaaagaaaaatattttcacGTACAAGCAGATACAAGCTGCAACAAAGAACTTTGATCCATTAAACAAGCTTGGAAAAGGGGGATTCGGGTCTGTGTTTAAG GGCGTATTGTTGGATGGGACAATAATCGCAGTAAAACAACTATCAGACGTGTCCAAGCAAGGAGCCCGCGAGTTTGTCAATGAGATTGGCATCCTTTCAGCAGCGAGACACCCAAATCTGATCAGAATTTATGGATGTTGTGCTGAAGGGAGCCAACTGTTATTGATATATGAGTACATGGAAAATAACAGCTTATCACATGCCCTTTTAG GGAATGAAAAGAGATTAAAAGCGAAGCTCACTTGGCCCGTGAGGTTTAAAATATGCCTGGGGATAGCTCGAGGCTTGGTTTATCTTCATGAAGAATCACAATTGAAAATAATTCACAGAGACATAAAGGCTAGCAATGTTTTGCTAGATGAAGATTTCAACGCCAAAATATCTGATTTTGGCTTAGCAAAGCTTCATGATGACCAAAACACCCATGTCACGACTCGTGTTGTAGGAACAAT gtccacaggttactttgggaggggaaaagagagaagaataaagcctaggaataaatctgaagatattagttaa
- the LOC118479414 gene encoding probable LRR receptor-like serine/threonine-protein kinase At1g07650 isoform X10, with translation MRLRNISLMGNRLSGPFPKTLTRMTTLVDLSIEGNRFSGPIPGEIANLKNLTKLVISSNDFTGQLPVTLANLTNLTDMRINDNNFTGKIPNFIGQWTKIEKLYIQGCSLEGPFPYSSISALTQLVDLRISDLKGGAYSKFPQLEKMTNLKKLLLRNCLIHGTIPEYIGNMKLEALDLSFNNFSGRIPQSFSQLRNAKYIYLTQNNLSGTIPEWVFTSTKDVDVSYNQFIWDASHPHMCAQGFVNMVQSHSSAINDGTNILPCLRKDFPCNKSNDQLAYSMFINCGGEEVYINNTLKYKEDLESKLTPYYDGGNWAFSSTGNFLDDSGDDVYIISNTSNLHNISTSDTKLFINARTAAISLTYYGLCLLNGNYNLTLYFAEIVFSQDKSYNSLGKRVFDVYVQGELKIKDFDIVKEAGGTGRAVLKKYTVNVQKNTLKIQLYWAGKGTTCIPKRGSYGPIISAISVEPNFKPPNFGKKTKVGLIAGTIGGVLFFVVLIISILWRKGYIMGGKTADSELRASDLEKKNIFTYKQIQAATKNFDPLNKLGKGGFGSVFKGVLLDGTIIAVKQLSDVSKQGAREFVNEIGILSAARHPNLIRIYGCCAEGSQLLLIYEYMENNSLSHALLGNEKRLKAKLTWPVRFKICLGIARGLVYLHEESQLKIIHRDIKASNVLLDEDFNAKISDFGLAKLHDDQNTHVTTRVVGTMFGSSPDVTTFLRRASQSSAREARRAASIPEAPHHHDIIMMMS, from the exons ATGCGACTAAGAAACAT CTCACTCATGGGAAATAGGTTATCTGGGCCATTTCCAAAAACTCTTACTAGAATGACTACACTTGTAGATTT gAGCATAGAAGGAAATCGCTTTTCTGGACCCATACCCGGAGAGATTGCAAACTTGAAAAATTTGACCAAGCT TGTAATATCCTCGAATGATTTCACTGGACAACTACCTGTTACACTTGCAAATCTTACCAACTTAACGGACAT GAGGATTAACGACAACAATTTCACTGGAAAGATACCTAACTTCATTGGCCAGTggacaaaaattgaaaaatt GTATATACAAGGTTGTTCTCTTGAGGGGCCCTTTCCTTATAGCAGCATCTCAGCCTTAACACAACTAGTTGATTT GAGAATCAGTGACTTGAAAGGTGGAGCTTATTCTAAGTTCCCACAACTAGAGAAAATGACAAATCTGAAAAAATT GCTACTTAGGAATTGTTTGATCCATGGAACCATTCCTGAGTACATAGGGAATATGAAACTGGAAGCTTT AGATCTCAGTTTCAACAATTTTAGTGGTCGCATCCCGCAATCTTTTTCCCAACTACGAAATGCAAAGTATAT TTATTTGACACAAAATAATCTTAGTGGAACGATCCCTGAATGGGTCTTTACAAGCACCAAGGAtgt GGACGTTTCATATAACCAATTCATATGGGATGCTTCTCATCCGCACATGTGTGCACAAGGGTTTGT GAATATGGTTCAAAGCCATTCTTCCGCAATCAATGATGG AACTAATATTCTTCCATGTCTACGAAAAGATTTCCCATGTAATAAATCAAACGACCAAT TAGCGTATTCAATGTTTATCAACTGCGGGGGAGAAGAAGTATATATCAACAACACTCTGAAATATAAAGAAGATTTAGAATCAAAACTTACGCCTTATTACGATGGTGGAAATTGGGCGTTTAGCAGCACAGGAAACTTCTTAGATGATAGCGGTGATGATGTCTATATTATTTCCAACACGTCTAATCTCCACAACATATCCACATCGGATACGAAATTATTCATAAATGCACGAACAGCCGCTATCTCTCTTACGTATTACGGATTGTGTCTTTTGAATGGGAATTATAACCTTACCCTTTACTTTGCGGAGATTGTTTTCTCCCAAGATAAATCATACAACAGCCTCGGGAAGCGTGTATTTGATGTTTATGTGCAG GGAGAGTTAAAAATAAAAGATTTTGATATAGTAAAAGAGGCTGGAGGTACCGGTAGGGCAGTTCTAAAGAAATATACGGTTAATGTGCAAAAAAATACATTGAAGATTCAACTTTACTGGGCTGGAAAAGGCACTACTTGCATTCCTAAAAGAGGAAGTTATGGTCCGATTATATCCGCCATATCAGTTGAGCCAA ATTTTAAGCCACCAAATTTCGGAAAAAAGACTAAAGTTGGTTTAATAGCTGGGACTATTGGTGGTGTGCTCTTTTTTGTAGTTTTGATAATTTCCATATTGTGGAGAAAAGGCTACATTATGGGAGGGAAAACTGCAGATTCTG AGCTGAGAGCTTCGGATCtggaaaagaaaaatattttcacGTACAAGCAGATACAAGCTGCAACAAAGAACTTTGATCCATTAAACAAGCTTGGAAAAGGGGGATTCGGGTCTGTGTTTAAG GGCGTATTGTTGGATGGGACAATAATCGCAGTAAAACAACTATCAGACGTGTCCAAGCAAGGAGCCCGCGAGTTTGTCAATGAGATTGGCATCCTTTCAGCAGCGAGACACCCAAATCTGATCAGAATTTATGGATGTTGTGCTGAAGGGAGCCAACTGTTATTGATATATGAGTACATGGAAAATAACAGCTTATCACATGCCCTTTTAG GGAATGAAAAGAGATTAAAAGCGAAGCTCACTTGGCCCGTGAGGTTTAAAATATGCCTGGGGATAGCTCGAGGCTTGGTTTATCTTCATGAAGAATCACAATTGAAAATAATTCACAGAGACATAAAGGCTAGCAATGTTTTGCTAGATGAAGATTTCAACGCCAAAATATCTGATTTTGGCTTAGCAAAGCTTCATGATGACCAAAACACCCATGTCACGACTCGTGTTGTAGGAACAAT gttcggctcaagccccgacgtcacgacattcctccgtcgtgcgtcccagagttcggcacgcgaagcacggagagccgcgagCATTCCCGAGGcgccacatcaccatgacatcatcatgatgatgtcatga
- the LOC118479414 gene encoding probable LRR receptor-like serine/threonine-protein kinase At1g07650 isoform X9 → MRLRNISLMGNRLSGPFPKTLTRMTTLVDLSIEGNRFSGPIPGEIANLKNLTKLVISSNDFTGQLPVTLANLTNLTDMRINDNNFTGKIPNFIGQWTKIEKLYIQGCSLEGPFPYSSISALTQLVDLRISDLKGGAYSKFPQLEKMTNLKKLLLRNCLIHGTIPEYIGNMKLEALDLSFNNFSGRIPQSFSQLRNAKYIYLTQNNLSGTIPEWVFTSTKDVDVSYNQFIWDASHPHMCAQGFVNMVQSHSSAINDGTNILPCLRKDFPCNKSNDQLAYSMFINCGGEEVYINNTLKYKEDLESKLTPYYDGGNWAFSSTGNFLDDSGDDVYIISNTSNLHNISTSDTKLFINARTAAISLTYYGLCLLNGNYNLTLYFAEIVFSQDKSYNSLGKRVFDVYVQGELKIKDFDIVKEAGGTGRAVLKKYTVNVQKNTLKIQLYWAGKGTTCIPKRGSYGPIISAISVEPNFKPPNFGKKTKVGLIAGTIGGVLFFVVLIISILWRKGYIMGGKTADSAELRASDLEKKNIFTYKQIQAATKNFDPLNKLGKGGFGSVFKGVLLDGTIIAVKQLSDVSKQGAREFVNEIGILSAARHPNLIRIYGCCAEGSQLLLIYEYMENNSLSHALLGNEKRLKAKLTWPVRFKICLGIARGLVYLHEESQLKIIHRDIKASNVLLDEDFNAKISDFGLAKLHDDQNTHVTTRVVGTMFGSSPDVTTFLRRASQSSAREARRAASIPEAPHHHDIIMMMS, encoded by the exons ATGCGACTAAGAAACAT CTCACTCATGGGAAATAGGTTATCTGGGCCATTTCCAAAAACTCTTACTAGAATGACTACACTTGTAGATTT gAGCATAGAAGGAAATCGCTTTTCTGGACCCATACCCGGAGAGATTGCAAACTTGAAAAATTTGACCAAGCT TGTAATATCCTCGAATGATTTCACTGGACAACTACCTGTTACACTTGCAAATCTTACCAACTTAACGGACAT GAGGATTAACGACAACAATTTCACTGGAAAGATACCTAACTTCATTGGCCAGTggacaaaaattgaaaaatt GTATATACAAGGTTGTTCTCTTGAGGGGCCCTTTCCTTATAGCAGCATCTCAGCCTTAACACAACTAGTTGATTT GAGAATCAGTGACTTGAAAGGTGGAGCTTATTCTAAGTTCCCACAACTAGAGAAAATGACAAATCTGAAAAAATT GCTACTTAGGAATTGTTTGATCCATGGAACCATTCCTGAGTACATAGGGAATATGAAACTGGAAGCTTT AGATCTCAGTTTCAACAATTTTAGTGGTCGCATCCCGCAATCTTTTTCCCAACTACGAAATGCAAAGTATAT TTATTTGACACAAAATAATCTTAGTGGAACGATCCCTGAATGGGTCTTTACAAGCACCAAGGAtgt GGACGTTTCATATAACCAATTCATATGGGATGCTTCTCATCCGCACATGTGTGCACAAGGGTTTGT GAATATGGTTCAAAGCCATTCTTCCGCAATCAATGATGG AACTAATATTCTTCCATGTCTACGAAAAGATTTCCCATGTAATAAATCAAACGACCAAT TAGCGTATTCAATGTTTATCAACTGCGGGGGAGAAGAAGTATATATCAACAACACTCTGAAATATAAAGAAGATTTAGAATCAAAACTTACGCCTTATTACGATGGTGGAAATTGGGCGTTTAGCAGCACAGGAAACTTCTTAGATGATAGCGGTGATGATGTCTATATTATTTCCAACACGTCTAATCTCCACAACATATCCACATCGGATACGAAATTATTCATAAATGCACGAACAGCCGCTATCTCTCTTACGTATTACGGATTGTGTCTTTTGAATGGGAATTATAACCTTACCCTTTACTTTGCGGAGATTGTTTTCTCCCAAGATAAATCATACAACAGCCTCGGGAAGCGTGTATTTGATGTTTATGTGCAG GGAGAGTTAAAAATAAAAGATTTTGATATAGTAAAAGAGGCTGGAGGTACCGGTAGGGCAGTTCTAAAGAAATATACGGTTAATGTGCAAAAAAATACATTGAAGATTCAACTTTACTGGGCTGGAAAAGGCACTACTTGCATTCCTAAAAGAGGAAGTTATGGTCCGATTATATCCGCCATATCAGTTGAGCCAA ATTTTAAGCCACCAAATTTCGGAAAAAAGACTAAAGTTGGTTTAATAGCTGGGACTATTGGTGGTGTGCTCTTTTTTGTAGTTTTGATAATTTCCATATTGTGGAGAAAAGGCTACATTATGGGAGGGAAAACTGCAGATTCTG CAGAGCTGAGAGCTTCGGATCtggaaaagaaaaatattttcacGTACAAGCAGATACAAGCTGCAACAAAGAACTTTGATCCATTAAACAAGCTTGGAAAAGGGGGATTCGGGTCTGTGTTTAAG GGCGTATTGTTGGATGGGACAATAATCGCAGTAAAACAACTATCAGACGTGTCCAAGCAAGGAGCCCGCGAGTTTGTCAATGAGATTGGCATCCTTTCAGCAGCGAGACACCCAAATCTGATCAGAATTTATGGATGTTGTGCTGAAGGGAGCCAACTGTTATTGATATATGAGTACATGGAAAATAACAGCTTATCACATGCCCTTTTAG GGAATGAAAAGAGATTAAAAGCGAAGCTCACTTGGCCCGTGAGGTTTAAAATATGCCTGGGGATAGCTCGAGGCTTGGTTTATCTTCATGAAGAATCACAATTGAAAATAATTCACAGAGACATAAAGGCTAGCAATGTTTTGCTAGATGAAGATTTCAACGCCAAAATATCTGATTTTGGCTTAGCAAAGCTTCATGATGACCAAAACACCCATGTCACGACTCGTGTTGTAGGAACAAT gttcggctcaagccccgacgtcacgacattcctccgtcgtgcgtcccagagttcggcacgcgaagcacggagagccgcgagCATTCCCGAGGcgccacatcaccatgacatcatcatgatgatgtcatga